In the genome of Candoia aspera isolate rCanAsp1 chromosome 1, rCanAsp1.hap2, whole genome shotgun sequence, one region contains:
- the DIO2 gene encoding type II iodothyronine deiodinase isoform X2: protein MGLLSIDLLITLQILPVFFSNCLFLALYDSVVLLKHMVLLLSRSKAARGEWRRMLTSEGLRCVWNSFLLDAYKQVKLGGEAPNSNVIHIPNGIAESSSSCRWKSSMGKYGTECHLLDFAKSERPLVINFGSATUPPFTNQLSAFGKLVEEFSSVADFLLVYIDEAHPSDGWAAPGISSSFEVKKHRNQEDRCAAAHQLLKKFSLPPQCQIVADCMDNNANVAYGVSFERVCIVQRQKIAYLGGKGPFFYNLQEVRFWLEQNFRKR from the exons ATGGGTTTGTTAAGCATTGACCTGTTGATCACACTTCAGATCCTGCCGGTTTTTTTCTCCAACTGCCTTTTCCTCGCCCTCTATGACTCGGTGGTCCTCTTGAAGCACATGGTGCTTCTCCTGAGCCGCTCCAAGGCTGCACGTGGTGAATGGCGAAGGATGCTCACATCAGAGGGGTTGCGCTGCGTCTGGAATAGCTTTCTCCTGGATGCCTACAAGCAG GTGAAATTGGGTGGAGAAGCTCCTAATTCCAATGTCATCCACATACCTAATGGCATTgctgaaagcagcagcagctgcagatggAAAAGCTCCATGGGAAAGTATGGTACTGAATGCCACCTCTTAGACTTTGCCAAATCAGAGCGCCCACTTGTAATCAACTTTGGGTCAGCTACCTGACCTCCCTTCACAAACCAGCTGTCTGCCTTTGGCAAGCTGGTGGAAGAGTTCTCTAGTGTGGCTGACTTTCTGTTAGTCTACATTGATGAGGCTCACCCATCAGATGGCTGGGCTGCTCCTGGTATCTCATCTTCATTTGAAGTCAAGAAACATAGGAACCAAGAAGATAGATGTGCTGCTGCTCACCAGCTTCTAAAGAAGTTTTCTTTGCCACCACAGTGCCAGATAGTGGCTGACTGCATGGACAATAATGCCAATGTGGCCTATGGAGTCTCTTTTGAGCGTGTATGCATTGTACAAAGACAAAAAATTGCCTACTTGGGGGGAAAAGGCCCTTTTTTCTACAATCTTCAAGAGGTTCGATTTTGGCTGGAGCAAAACTTCAGGAAGAGATGA
- the DIO2 gene encoding type II iodothyronine deiodinase isoform X1: MGLLSIDLLITLQILPVFFSNCLFLALYDSVVLLKHMVLLLSRSKAARGEWRRMLTSEGLRCVWNSFLLDAYKQVKLGGEAPNSNVIHIPNGIAESSSSCRWKSSMGKYGTECHLLDFAKSERPLVINFGSATUPPFTNQLSAFGKLVEEFSSVADFLLVYIDEAHPSDGWAAPGISSSFEVKKHRNQEDRCAAAHQLLKKFSLPPQCQIVADCMDNNANVAYGVSFERVCIVQRQKIAYLGGKGPFFYNLQEVRFWLEQNFRKRUNPNVPDKKSRGLPL; the protein is encoded by the exons ATGGGTTTGTTAAGCATTGACCTGTTGATCACACTTCAGATCCTGCCGGTTTTTTTCTCCAACTGCCTTTTCCTCGCCCTCTATGACTCGGTGGTCCTCTTGAAGCACATGGTGCTTCTCCTGAGCCGCTCCAAGGCTGCACGTGGTGAATGGCGAAGGATGCTCACATCAGAGGGGTTGCGCTGCGTCTGGAATAGCTTTCTCCTGGATGCCTACAAGCAG GTGAAATTGGGTGGAGAAGCTCCTAATTCCAATGTCATCCACATACCTAATGGCATTgctgaaagcagcagcagctgcagatggAAAAGCTCCATGGGAAAGTATGGTACTGAATGCCACCTCTTAGACTTTGCCAAATCAGAGCGCCCACTTGTAATCAACTTTGGGTCAGCTACCTGACCTCCCTTCACAAACCAGCTGTCTGCCTTTGGCAAGCTGGTGGAAGAGTTCTCTAGTGTGGCTGACTTTCTGTTAGTCTACATTGATGAGGCTCACCCATCAGATGGCTGGGCTGCTCCTGGTATCTCATCTTCATTTGAAGTCAAGAAACATAGGAACCAAGAAGATAGATGTGCTGCTGCTCACCAGCTTCTAAAGAAGTTTTCTTTGCCACCACAGTGCCAGATAGTGGCTGACTGCATGGACAATAATGCCAATGTGGCCTATGGAGTCTCTTTTGAGCGTGTATGCATTGTACAAAGACAAAAAATTGCCTACTTGGGGGGAAAAGGCCCTTTTTTCTACAATCTTCAAGAGGTTCGATTTTGGCTGGAGCAAAACTTCAGGAAGAGATGAAATCCAAATGTACCAGATAAGAAGTCAAGAGGACTGCCCctttaa